From the Tripterygium wilfordii isolate XIE 37 chromosome 6, ASM1340144v1, whole genome shotgun sequence genome, one window contains:
- the LOC120000830 gene encoding transcription factor MYB10-like yields the protein MVRAPYFDKDGVKKGAWSAEEDDKLRSYIQKYGLWNWRELPKLAGLQRCGKSCRLRWMNYLKPDVKLGRYTKEEDDLIIKLHEKYGRKWSKIAAELPGRTDNEIKNHWHTHLKKHSRSQETESHGDLITQNSSSSSSESEAKTSSICDVPFHMILESSPLSPEEASPCDFSPTNISSSDSLIGTNYSAEGGGDHSLGSILEMCQELTSTGDFWTEPFVADNMYDESHQLSVEGGFLLSPYYDDDLDLFHQVMNELPNLH from the exons ATGGTGAGAGCTCCCTACTTTGATAAAGATGGCGTCAAGAAAGGTGCGTGGAGTGCTGAAGAAGACGATAAGTTAAGATCTTACATTCAGAAATATGGCCTCTGGAATTGGCGCGAGTTACCCAAACTTGCCG GTTTGCAAAGATGTGGAAAGAGTTGCAGGCTAAGATGGATGAACTACCTCAAGCCGGATGTTAAGCTCGGGAGATACACGAAAGAAGAGGATGATTTAATcatcaaattgcatgaaaaatatGGAAGAAA ATGGTCTAAGATCGCTGCTGAGTTACCGGGGAGGACGGACAACGAAATAAAGAACCACTGGCACACCCATCTGAAGAAGCACTCAAGGTCTCAGGAGACTGAATCGCACGGTGATTTAATAACCcaaaacagcagcagcagcagcagcgagTCTGAGGCTAAAACTAGTAGTATTTGTGATGTTCCGTTTCACATGATATTAGAGAGCTCTCCTTTGTCCCCCGAAGAGGCATCGCCCTGTGATTTTTCTCCCACTAACATCTCTTCTTCTGATTCTTTAATTGGCACAAACTACAGTGCTGAAGGAGGAGGAGATCATAGTCTGGGATCAATACTGGAAATGTGTCAAGAACTTACGAGTACTGGGGATTTCTGGACCGAACCATTTGTAGCTGATAATATGTACGATGAATCCCATCAATTGTCCGTTGAAGGTGGATTTTTGTTGTCTCCGTACTATGATGATGATCTGGATCTGTTCCACCAAGTGATGAATGAACTACCCAATCTTCACTGA
- the LOC120000779 gene encoding putative cyclin-D6-1 produces MELDLENPVTSFNDEDSNTLLSLFLIEPDHMLTDDYSKMLKARDFDVSVRREGISSILQISCNFDPFLSYLAVNYLDRFLSSQGIPQPKPWAIKLLSIACVSLAAKMRKTELTFTDIQGVGGFIFDPQSIKRMEFLVLGALKWRMRSITPFAFISYFISLFNIKDPPLMHTLRAQSINIILKAQHDIQLLEFKPSIIAVSALLSASHELFPSQYACLRNAILPCSYVNKESMQQCFNVMQEIAIDGYETVFDEMSSSDTPVNVLDRHFSGSVSEKTNGTTTTASSSSLRTERDIKRRKINGHCNNNNQTVQISQVQHC; encoded by the exons ATGGAGTTGGATCTTGAAAACCCAGTAACCAGTTTCAACGATGAAGATTCCAACACACTTCTTTCGCTCTTCCTCATTGAACCTGACCATATGCTCACTGATGACTACTCTAAGATGCTTAAAGCCAGAGATTTTGATGTCTCTGTTAGACGAGAAGGCATTTCTTCAATCTTGCag ATTTCATGCAACTTTGATCCGTTCTTATCGTATCTGGCTGTGAATTACCTCGATCGGTTTCTATCAAGCCAAGGAATCCCG CAACCGAAGCCATGGGCCATTAAGCTTCTTTCAATCGCCTGTGTTTCTCTTGCTGCGAAGATGAGGAAAACAGAGCTCACCTTCACTGACATTCAG GGTGTTGGTGGTTTCATATTTGACCCGCAATCGATAAAAAGAATGGAGTTTCTCGTCCTTGGAGCTCTAAAATGGCGGATGCGCTCAATCACTCCCTTCGCTTTCATTTCTTACTTCATTTCTCTATTCAACATAAAAGACCCACCATTGATGCACACTCTTAGAGCTCAATCCATCAACATCATCCTCAAAGCTCAACACG ATATTCAGCTTTTAGAGTTCAAGCCATCTATAATTGCTGTATCAGCACTACTCTCTGCTTCTCATGAACTATTTCCCTCCCAGTACGCATGCCTTAGAAATGCAATTCTTCCCTGTTCATATGTAAACAAG GAAAGCATGCAACAATGCTTCAATGTGATGCAGGAAATCGCCATTGATGGATATGAGACAGTGTTTGATGAGATGTCAAGCTCGGATACACCAGTCAATGTGCTTGACCGGCATTTTTCGGGCTCTGTAAGTGAAAAGACCAATGGCACTACCACCACCGCTAGTAGTTCTTCATTAAGGACAGAGAGAGATATCAAGAGGAGGAAAATCAATGGTCATTGTAACAATAACAATCAGACGGTCCAGATTTCGCAGGTCCAACATTGCTGA